In Euleptes europaea isolate rEulEur1 chromosome 10, rEulEur1.hap1, whole genome shotgun sequence, the genomic window ggctggcatggcACGGCCCAgtcaagtaacatttatgtcatatctggccctcgtaacaaatgagtttgacacccctgctttataggaTTTGCAGATACCGTGTTCAGAAATGCAGGCTGTGTCAGGCTACAATTTCATTGCTTGTGAGAGAAGGGATAAAATCTCAGCAACTAGGAATCTGCATAGGTAGGCTGAGAAGTTCCATATAGCCCTTTCATTTGCTTGATATATAAAAGTGCTAACAAAATGAAGAATCACAAATATGGAACTAGCAGGGGCCGACTGGCAGGAACTTGCCCAAAATGTTCCTGGTGGCCTACTGCTCTGGAGGCCAGCCATAGGATGCCAACTGTGGgatggtaaattcctggagatttgggggtgaagccagtggagggaagggtttatgatggacctcagtggggtataatgccatagaattcacgcTCTGAAGCATCTACTTTATGTGCCCTGACTAAAGTGTGGGTTGCCTGGGAGCAGGGAGGGTGTTCTGGGCCCTCTCCAGGAAGGCCCTAtaaccagagtggtggcagttaGTTAAGGGCCTTGCCTACTCCAGGCCTGAATGGGGCAGGAAGAAAGGCGGGATCCCTGGAAGAGATTCCTGTCTGTGGCAAGCCTGCATGACACCCGACATCATACCATGACAACTATAAAGGACAAATATGATTTAGTTTAACTAAAAATGGAGCAGGGACAAAAAAGTTAACTCCTCCTTCCCCAGTGCTCAGTCCTGATCGTTATCTCCTACATGGTTGCTTTTCACAGTGAAAATACATGGGAATCTGATCCCAAACATCATGCATGGTTTGGCTCATAGTTAGCCATTTTGATAAATACACAGCTACATATTGAAATAGGGAATCAAACAAATAAGAGGAACTAAGACTCAAGGCAGGGACCCATGTGTACCACAAGATCTTGAGGGCAGCTCTTTACACCGTCGGTGGCTTTCAGATCCACTGTGCAGAATCTGACTTTAAAGGTCTTCAAACCTTTACATTCAATATGATCAATAGATTAAGGAATGCCTGTCATCTACAATATTCCCTTGATATTTTACTGCACTTGTAAATACAGAGAACAAAAGTGGCTAAATAAAACTTACTTTCCTATTAGGGGAATGGAATCTGGAAAGTACATTTTGAAGAAATCCAGCACTTGGTCTCCTGTTGTGAGCTTTTCAAAATCTTCAAAAGGCATGAAGAGAGTACATGTGAATGATTTATCCTacagatgaaaaagaaaaaaagacagaacTTCAAAGGAATGAAATCACTGGCCAGTTTCCTGAAACATagttggggaaaaaagaaattccCTACATtgttatattaaaaaaacatttttgaagcAGCCCTCCCTGCTGATCTACATAATACAATTCTCAATTTCATCCTTAAGATCTATATTGTTTTCAATACATAATACAATATTATATATTACTACTAGTCTGCTAGAGATACTAGTTACACTACAGTTGTTCTAGCATCATCTATGGCTGCAAACCAGCTTCAagcattctttttatttttttattaaaatgcaaCAGAATATAACTAGAACCAGTATACAGAGCCAACAACACTGTCTGGGAGCAGGTCCACCCTGTCAGAGCttcccctggtagggttgccagctaccccTTGGCAACTGACGGGGAAGGGGGAGATGTTACCAGGTGCAAATTGAGGCTTAGGCCTCATCACTGCCGGCGCATTAATGtcatttctggaagtgatgtcatcacatcactaCCAACATGGGAGACCAGAGGGAATGGGAAAGGCTTTTTGTCTTGGGTCAACCTGCTGAGACCTCCACAGatgaagaggaggtggagggagtCAGCCTCAGAACAAAGGTACAGCTGAGAACAGAGGAACAGCACAGGCAGAAACTGGTTTCACCATGCCTGCAGACCTCCAGCTCAGGGACCCCAGACGTGCCTGAAACCCAGCAACAGTCACCAAAGCCTTTAGGACAAAGGAGGAGGCTGCTCCGAAGAGAACTTCAGGATAGCTGGCGGAGTGCATGGTTGCAAGCCCAGCACAGATCACTCCCTGACAGCAGTGATGAGGCAGAACAGGACTGATGCACTGTCTAGCCTGGAATGCTAGAACAGCCTAATTAGCAACAGCTGGCTTATCTATCTCAGCAAAATAATTGTCTATTTAAGCAGCCAGCAAAGCATGGATGTCGTGGGAGCAACTCATCACAACCTCTTACATATCAGCCTTTGTATCTGTGCCTCATTTTGAACTCCTGGGAACCTGACTAATTTGGACTGGACGTGACTCATGGCTTGGACTACCCTCTCTTGCATTGGTGCTTGGACTCTGAAGGAACTGTGCTTGACCTGATCACACTTCTTGCCCCTGACACTCGTTATCTGCCTGCTCCAAGATACTTTTATTAGATGTCACCATAGTGTCAGTGAAGCATCAGGTTTGCAGCTTGCGGGTGATCCTGTGTCATTCAGTACTCCTAGATTCCAAGATAGTGACAGTGGCTCctggcaccttttttttttttagttttgtctGATTTGCCAGCTTCACCCTCTTGTAAAAGAGCAAGTCCTTGCCACTGTCATCCCATGCCTTGGTGACCTCCTGCAATACACTCTCCTGTGGGGCTGACCTTGAACACAATTCGGAAACTTCAGGTGGTATAGAATACTGAAGTTAGACTTTTGTCGGATGTTTGTATTGTAGTAAAAAATGCATTATACCAATACTAAAGCACCGACATTgttttcctgtttgtttctggCCAAACTGAACATGCTGGCTTTGATCTACAAAGACCTACATAGCCTAGACCCAGTTTATCTCAGAGCCTGTCTTCTTCTCCCATTCAAATCCTTCTGAattgagatcacctggagaggcCCTACTTAAAGTTTAATTTTCCAGAGTTGCTGTGTCATGCAACACTTTCTCTCTGGCTGCTCCAGAGCTCTGGGACCTCTTGCTTGTGAGGTTTGACGGCAccatatttataggcaattcacCAAGAGGTGAACACTTGCTCATTATGGAATTGGTTCTGAACTTCTTCACACCCACTCTTGTGTTTAAATTGCTGTTATCTAGTTCAAACTACAATAGAAATCTTCAATTGTTTTTAAGaactatatttatattttaaaaaaattcttaaaaggCCTACAAATTCAGCACATAAATAAAACTCTTTGATCTCTCTTGAAATTATCACCAATTTTCAAATTGTGCATCCCAGTGAAAAAGACATCTTAAGAGAggcattaggagccccgtggcacagagtggtaagacgcagtactgcagtcaaaagctctgctcacgacctgagttcaatcttgacggaagtcggtttcaagtagccggctcaaggttgactcagccttccatccttccgagatcagcaaaatgagtacccagctcgctggcggtaaagggaagatgactgaggaaggcaatggcaaaccaccccataaacaaagtctgcctagtaaacatcgggatgcgactacctttacctaaagagGCATTACTTTCATTCATACCAGATTGGGCAGCGCAATCATCATGAATGTGTTCCTGGGCCAGATGTGAAGAAAATTCGGTTCCATTGCGAACTGAAtggagacacacacaaaaaagttagAAAGGAAATTACAAAGGCGACAAATGTAAGTAAGTCAAGTATGTTGATCCATGAACTGGAAGCAGAAGAAAGCAGAGATGACTGAGGGAACCTGTTATCATTACTTACCTCTCCATCTTTTGGGGGAATTGTCAATTCCATGTATCCATGAGGAATATACGTTTGGCTGTAATTGAAACGCGTTTGCCTCATGAACTGCTTCCTAACTGTGGAAAATGCTCCATCACAACCCACAATTAGATCACAAGTAACCTCTTTTGATCTAAGGTCCGGCCTAAAAAATACAGATAGAGATATCATTGGCTTACTTATTTGGATATTTGTTACCCCAACCTTCCAATACCAATAACGAAAACCACCTTCATTAAGTGAATATTACTAATTTTCAGAATTGTCTGAATTTgcttggacccccccccctttgtaaaattatattttaacaaATTAAGGCTTTGCATTCCTGTTGTAAGTTTGGACTTCATTCTACCAGGATCTAGTTAACATACCAAATCCAAAAAACTGAAGGCTACTCAGGTAGATTCATGGAAGTCTCATTTTCTTTCCAAAAATTAAACAACAATTTTGAGAGTAAGGCATCACCCCTCAAATATCAACATTTCTTGTGGATCCCTGAAATAgggttttaaattatatatattatactatataatatattatataattataaacattgttatataataataaacaagataaataaataatacaatacaaataaagGACTGGTATAATTTATGCTTAGGGCCAAAAAGAGGGGTGCCAGGGGGGCCATTTGGCCTGGCCCTCAagtttaggattgccaatctccaggtgggtcctggagttctggaattacaagtgatctccagacaaaatataacagctcccctggaggaaacgacaGCTTTGGAGGCCAGATTCTAAGGCATCACATCCATGCTGAGTTCCCTCTCCAGGCTtcggccccaaatctccaggaatttcccaacccagagttggcaactttactcaGATGTATACACCTGTTAATTTTTGGCATTTTATCAGTTTTGCAACTTGTTTTTAAGTCatctttttatttttagtatGTTAGGAGCctcaaaacctggaagtggcacaAACCTCTCTGGACCTCTGAGAGGGCATGTATTACGCTGTTAATGCGCAATAGGATTGGATGATGTGTCCACTAATTCATAATAATTCAGAATACTTCAACATCTGCATTTTTAAAGCACAAAGATCCTCAAGTTTATTTGCCTCTAATGTTTCTTAACATCAAATTACATGCTTCAGCTTGAGGGATGAAGTCCAGAACCAACACTTTCCACTTTTTAATAAAGAGACTGTATCTGCTGAAGAGTACCTGTCACCtactgaagatagggttgccagccttcaggtgggacctggggacccccagaattacggatctccagactacaaagatccgttcccctggagaaaatagatgatttggagggtgggctccatggcattgtaacccactgagttTCCTGTCAtcctcaggctcaatccccaaacctccaggagtttctcaacctggatctggcaaccctatccctagggttgccaacctccaggtaccagctggagatctcctgctattacaactgatctccagccaatagagatcagttcacccagataaattggcagctttggcaaccagactctatggcattgaagtccctcccctccccaaaccctgctctcttcaggctccaccccaaatacctcccactggtagcgaagagggacctggcaaccctacctaccctccatccccagccggtggccaggggggacatggcaaccctaactgaagatAGATGGTGCAGCTCAATACAAATAATTTTGTTATCAGCAGAATAAAAAGGTAGCTATCTGTTGGTGATTAAACTATTGGTGAAAGAAGACTTCCTTCTGCCCATCGTCTCTTCCAGTTTGACAGTCCCTACTGAAAAAGCAAATGATATACCAGAGTAATTGCAGAATGCCCAAACTAATTTGGTAAAAACGACTGGCTCGTTTGTTTGGATTCTGATTAATTATTAGAGTGCTCAGGAGGGCCCGTGTTATCTTTTACCCTGTAAAGGTCAACGTCCTCGATTCTAAATCACAGCGCAGCAGTTTGTGCTCAAAGTACAATTTAGCATTGGGATATTTCTCCGCAGCTGTAGAAAggacagggtgggggtggggaataagtATACTGCATTAACACAAATATTCAGGCAAACATAGCTGCTTCATCAAATTCCATTTTCCCTAGAGATCTGTACAGTTAGTTCTCAGGCAAAGTGTTTGCAATCTCGTCTAAAACGTAACCTGTTCTACCCTTGTGTGGAAATTTGTTGGCTGCAGTTGATTTGCAgcaatgaacacaggaagctgccttatactgaatcagacccttggtccatgaaagtcagtattgtcttttcagaccggcagcggctctcctggggctcaggcttgcacatcacctacttgcttggtccctttaactggagatgccggggattgaacctgggaccttctgcatgtcaagcagatgctctaacactcagccacagcccctccccaatcaccaTTCATTGAGAAATGCTACATGTCAGTTGTGTGTCATTCAAAGCTGGCCAAACAACTCTACCAACATCAAGGTGTCGAAACAGGTTTGGGCAAAATGGGTGACATGCACTCCCTTTTTTACTCCTTGCAGCTATGAAGTTTCCTCATGCTCAGTTAACTTTAAATGCTTATTTAGTGTCACATTCTAAGTGAAAAGTTTGCATCCAAGCGCAATGAGAATATGGCAGCTTTTGCAATTGCTGTTGCTCTTTTTTCTCACGACAGGTATAGAATCTTGCATATTGCATCCCAATTAGGCTAAAGACAGATGAAACTTTAAACTGAAGTCGAAATGGTTAGAAAACATATTCTTGTTTTCAGGGCAGCGAGTTCTAATTCAAACCCTTTCTGACACACATGTCTCCTCTGCCTTCCCCTTACACAGTAAATAGCACTGACACCAAATTTGGTCATAGCTCACCTCTATTTTACTGAAGCTAGCGCCTCTAACACTAGATTCTTTTAAAAtctgacaaaacaaaaaaggaccaAGAATAGGAAAAATCACACTTACCAGTTAGCAGTTCCCTGTTTAAATTTGCTCTATCAACAGACAGAATGTactgcaagggaaaaaaatatagaCCAAGAATATTTTGGGATGTGTTTTAAGCGTTTATAACAAAATCCAGTGAAATCAGACTTGTTATTTAAATTCTCAGGCATCCCAGTTATAGGAGATACTTGAGCATCTGTGAAATAACTGCAGGCCTGCAGGCAAGTGGGAACTTTCCCACTGAGTTCAAGGGCCATTCCACCCCTGCACACCATCCTATGGGGAGATGCACACTGCATCTTTCACATGGGTCCCTGCAATACACTGGCGTTCTCTCCACGCACTTTGCTCATCATAATGACAGGGTCCTAGTTATCTACATAAGAAGAGATTGACATATATGAAAAGCAGCACTAAAGGTTACATTAACCAACAGCCAAAAATCCGAGATACCTGGCTCTTTGTTCCATAAGGAATTGCATATTGTTTTCCTGAAAGTGGGTGAATCCTCCTTGCTCTCATAGGAATGCCTTTAGACACAACCTGAAATCCAAAAGGCAGAAGTTGTTTTCTCTTAACACTAATATCCTAAGGGCCAATACACAACTTCCTTACCAGACAGGAATAAATGTTGCATGATAAAAGCAAacaggaaggagaagagttggtttttatacccagattttctctacctttaaggagtctcaaagctgcttacaaccaAGCATAACACCCTGAGCGCTTTAGATGAAGGGCAGGATGAACATTTACTAGACGTTCTGATAGCATCAGATAAATGGAGATAAATGTAGGTCCCACCATCCCAGTATTGGTCTGTTCTGATTGACAGCAGTTGGGTAACCAAAAGGTTGAGtgaaataaaatgcaattaaacaataaattaatatttattacaaagtcctatgcatatattaaaaacaagcccttatggcaACAAACACAGGGTagataatctaaaaccacatgccaaatgcgtttcggcccccaggccttcttcagtggttagTAGGACACATTACACACACAGAAACTTTGATTAACaaatagaacacatgaagctgagttatactgaatcagacccttagtccatcaaagtcagtattgtctactcagaccagcagcggctctccggagtctcgggtagaggtctttcacatcacctactttcctagtccctttaactggagatgccggggattgatcctgggaccttctgcatgccaagcagatgctctactactgagccatggcttagactggagtaactctccataggattgtactgttggtGTACAAAAAGTTGAACTTGGAAGGAGTCCAGTAAACCGTATAGCATAATCTTCTGCTGggtattttaaaaaggtaaagatagtcccctgtgctagcaccgagtcattactgacccatggggtgacgtcacatcccgacatttactaggcagactatgtttaacgggttggtttgccattgccttccccagtcatctacactttacccccagcaagctgggcactcattttaccaacctcggatggatggaaggctgattcaaccttgagctggctacctgaaactgacttccactgGGAACTGTTGTAAAATACCTGTCCATTCTTTTGCTTGAAAACGTCCAAGGAAGAGATGAAATAACCTTCATTAAAAGAAACATAGCTTGCTTGAACTGTCCTTGTCCTCACTGCAAAATTACCATCATGCTGTTTGCTGAGAATACTTGGTTTCTTCTAGCTATCTAGCGATCCAACACTATTCAAACTACCTCAGCATGGAAAATACTTCAAGCCAATGGCAACGTCACCTGATCTTCCATTCCAACAGCCCTGAGGGCCTGCCGTCCCCTGTGAGACAAAGCCAAATTAATGCTTCTACCACGAGCCAGACTGGAAGCACGGATatctgaaatgaaatgaaagttgGCGCCATACTGCATCTATTTTGTGCCACTGAAGGATCTCTTTCCCACATCCATCtaaaagcagaactgaagtggTGGTTCTGCACATCACTTAATATAGGGCTGTATTCCCTGTAAGAATCCCGCCCATTTCAGAAATAGACACAGTCATTGAGGaactttaatagggttgccaatctccagttggtggctggagatctcccgctattacaattgatcgcccggcgacagagatcagttcccttgaagaaaatggctgctttgtcaattggactctatggcatggaagtccctcccctctccaaaccccgccctcctcaggctccacctgagaCATGGGACATGGGGGGTGACATTGCAAGCATGGTGACctaacttctgggggaaaccgtagagttttgggcaaattcctagagctaccgtcgttgcttccaggttttccatggaagtgatgtcattacgtTTGCAACACCGgtgagtttaaaaaacaacaacccaccacTGCTTGGAACAGTGGCAGGCAAGGGGAGCTCAAGGACAGGCGTCCCCCTGGCCCAACCAGGGGCTTGGCAGTCCTATCCCACACTACCATCACTTCAGCCATTTCCCTCTCAGAATGGGACTGGAAGAAAATATCATTCTGGTGACAGGCTGCAGGGTATGAGATGTGTGAAGGGAAAAGGTTCTACTTTCTTCACCCAGATGACTATTTTGGTATCGCCATTAGACACGGCCTCCTCCACTCCACTTCAAACGTTTGGGAGGTGGAAGCATTAACAAATACGGCTGCCTAGAACATGCAGCGTATCTTGAGAGCACCTCTGTAACAGCATAAGAGACCACAGAGCAGGTATTTCAAGTTGTTtaggaatggttcaggaaggtacttttataaagggaataggattGTAATGTATGCCAACGTTTATAGTATATagtatattttattgtatgtattatcctactcTTACtgattgttttctacttttgtaagTCCTTTCTCTGCAGTATTTGATATATCAGGTTTGATATTTTTTTCCCTGAAAAAcgctatggtagaagctgtttttaccatagagttttgcccaaatggagatctcccaccattacaactgatctccacaatgACAAGAATCAGTTACCCTGAGAAAATGccttctttggaggatggattttaTGGCGTTAAATCctactaaagtccctcccctccacaaaccacaccctcccaagctccgccccccccaaatctccaggtatttcccaacacagagctggcaaccctactggtgcctCTGGCAACACTGAATTTGGTCCTGGCAATGCTGGAGGAGGCCTCACCAGGGCAAAGAGCTGGATGATGGGGGGAGCGCCACGGTATGGTGCAACCCCCCTAGAAGGGTGAGttgcagctggggttgccaacctccaggtgctagcgatctcctgctattacagctgatctccagccgatagagatcagttcacctggagaaaatggctgctttggcaattggactgtatggcattgaagtccctccccttccaaaacctccctccttaggctccgcccccaaaacctcccaccagtggagaagagggacctggcagccctagttgcagtgggggggggaggggaggccggaGCCAGTGCTGGGTCTGACCTCCGGACTCTGGCTCTGGCAaggtaggataaaatggaggggaggagaatcatgtaagctgctttgggtccccactggggaagaaggcgggatataaattatgtaaataaataaacaggataTTAATTGCTACTCTAAAGCTGTAAACATTATCAAGACAGCATACCTTGCCTGGCTTCATAAATTTCCACAAAGAACCCCTTTCTAGCAAAGAAACAACCATTTAAAGCGCCCACCTGCAACAAAAACATCAGAATTATTTAATTTAATGTAAATATTTAAGACATTTTAAAACTGCCTTTCTCTGAAGGACTCAGCAGCTAACAAGGATTGCTAAAAACAGTGTCCACTGTAAAACAAATAACCCAGTAAATGTCATGAAAGTCCAACCAGTGCTGTTAGCTTCACTGTTGCCCCGTGCAAACGGAAAGCGCGCCTTATCCCTGCCTCTCTCAAGAAGCTGTTCTGTGTTGAGTAAGATTTGGTAATGCTGGATTATCCCATGTAAGACACCAAGGCTAGACTGAATCAAGGGGGTTTAAATTATGATTTAATTTACCAACACAAGATCACTTTAAATAAATGATTTAAATCAAAATGTCCATATGTAATTCagttactgccctgacctggatggcccaggctagcctgatcttgtcagatctcagaagctaagcaggattagccctggttagtactttgatgagagatcaccaaggaataccagggtcgctatgcagaaaaaggcagtggcaaaccaccctcttttaatctcttgccttgaaaaccttactgggttgctagaaatcagctgtgactcaactgcactttacacacacaattcagaTACTAATTTAGTGAAAGTGCACATGAACTGCTCCTATAACTATAAGCACATTGCTTAAAAACTGAGTCAAACTTTATTCAACCTGAGAGGGTCCTGTATAACTCTGTGTCTTGGAACATAAAAAGGGAAGAGTTGGAGGTCTCCCTCAGGAGGAAGTAATCAATAACCCCCCCCACAACATGTATGGAGATTATGTTGCAGTTCCAAGCCAACATTTTTACTATTTATCAACATTATATATACTTCATGAAATTAcatgactccccacccccagtaaatAATCTTCTGAGcctagagtaggggtcactgtgggtgtgggggaaggtagttgtgaatttcctgcgttgtacagggggttggactagatgaccctgatagtcccttccgattctattattctatctcaACCAGAAGCAAGAACTGATAATAGTCACTAGTGTTCTCAATGAACTGAAAGACTGATGTCCTTATTCTTTGACTGGTAGAATAGGCAGAATCATAAACATTTATAATTCAGTACCGAACCGCCTGCAGATCAGCTGATTCCTGAAAAACACTAGTTGAGCCTCTGGGTCAAAGGTAAAGCGGTAGCAAGCATTTTACACAATAAATGTATGCAAGGGTGGGGGGACTGACTTGACGTCAGCTGCTATGCCTGGTTATATCAAAGTATTTAATGTTGTAGTTTGTACAGAGTTTGATACTGAAAGCTAGGGCACAGCTGAAGTATTATGCCCAAACTGGAGGCAGCTACTCCAATTTTACTCCCAGTAAACAGAATTTAACATTTGGATAAGAAAGCAGGCAGTGTTGTACCAATGGACTGTTAGACAGGGTAATAATGACAAGAGAACAAAATGCACATTTCTTACCAAGCCTCCTCCGATAATGGCTACCTTTTTCTTCAGTGTATCAGGAGAGTCCATGATTTGAATATCTCTTTAAACCTTGGTTTCCTTCTGCCTCCAGGAAGAGAGAGTGTACATCTTCGGTTCAGTCCCTTTCCTTCAATTAGTACCCTCCTCGCAAAGGGGTGGAGAAGGACTCAGACCACTCAGTATCTGACTGCAGCGGTATGTGTAAATAAAGCCGTTCGGACCTATGACTGTTGCATACGAATTGCTTAAGGGAACTAGGCAGGCAGTGTTATCACAACTGCAGCTGACGGGAATGGTCTTTGTGCTCCACTACTTTGCTTTTGAGACTTGCTCAGAAAAGTCACCAATGACACCTCTTGCATTTCATGGTCTTTTAATCTCACTGTctgtaatttctctctctctctctctgcatgtcTGCTGACTGACAATTAACTTTCTGCATCtgatgaaggttttttttttaaattccaaaccAGGACATCCATACAAAGGCAATTTTCAGATAGCTTTTTTAATGCAAAGCCtcctagagaagaagaagagttggtttttatatgccgactttctctatcacttaagggagtttcaaaaccggcttacaatcatcttcccttcccctccccacaacagacaccctgtgaggtaggtgagactgagagagctctaagagagctgtaacttgcccaacgtcaccaagctggctttgtgtgtagaagtgggaaaacaaatccagttcaccagattagcctccgccactcatgtggaggagtggggaatcaaacccagttctccagatcagactccactgctccaaaccacctttcttatccactacaccacgctggctctcctgtccCCATTCCCAGGTTGCAATAAAAAGAGGGCACTACCTTTCTCTGccttgacctgggtagcccaggttagcccgatctcaccagatctcggaagctaagcagggtcagtcccgattagtacttggatgggagaccgccaaggaagtccagggttgctacacagaggcaggcaattccaAACCAcgtctgttcatttcttgccttgagaaGCCTGCAGGGTCGCCacaagtaggctgtgacttgatggcactttcagcCACTACCTTTCTATGGTCAGCTCTTATGCTTATATAGAGCGC contains:
- the KMO gene encoding kynurenine 3-monooxygenase; protein product: MDSPDTLKKKVAIIGGGLVGALNGCFFARKGFFVEIYEARQDIRASSLARGRSINLALSHRGRQALRAVGMEDQVVSKGIPMRARRIHPLSGKQYAIPYGTKSQYILSVDRANLNRELLTAAEKYPNAKLYFEHKLLRCDLESRTLTFTGSKEVTCDLIVGCDGAFSTVRKQFMRQTRFNYSQTYIPHGYMELTIPPKDGEFAMEPNFLHIWPRNTFMMIALPNLDKSFTCTLFMPFEDFEKLTTGDQVLDFFKMYFPDSIPLIGKDALMRDYFLLPAQAMVSVKCSIYHMDSCCVLMGDAAHAVVPFYGQGMNAGFEDCLVFDELMDQCQNNLSVCLPEFSRLRVPDDHAISDLAMYNYIEMRSHVNSKWFIFRKHVDNFLHALLPSTIIPLYTMVTFSRIRYHEAVQRWKWQNKIINSGLFLIMAGATVSGVYLIRNCIKPKSDFCVDSLWKWSLGLRKFVTVAQFTQDC